A genomic stretch from Anaerolinea thermophila UNI-1 includes:
- a CDS encoding aminoacyl-tRNA deacylase — protein MAVVNNVTRMLDAKKIPYQAFELPAEKLGAEETARILGVSPSVVFKTIVVKRFTPGTKPILAVIPGDCELDEKKLAALLGEKKVQVPSQREAEEMTGLLAGGISPLALINRGFQIWIDEKAMRLDFIHVSGGQRGLNIRLKPQDLVRLTQARLGDLSSSKGFQEGDDK, from the coding sequence ATGGCTGTGGTAAACAATGTGACCCGAATGCTGGATGCGAAAAAAATCCCCTATCAGGCGTTTGAGTTGCCTGCTGAAAAACTGGGGGCAGAAGAAACTGCCCGGATTTTGGGGGTCTCGCCCTCAGTAGTATTCAAAACCATCGTGGTCAAACGCTTCACACCAGGTACCAAGCCAATTCTGGCAGTCATTCCTGGAGACTGTGAACTGGACGAGAAAAAATTGGCGGCGTTGCTGGGAGAAAAGAAAGTCCAGGTGCCTTCTCAGCGTGAAGCCGAAGAGATGACCGGTTTACTGGCGGGGGGAATCTCGCCGCTGGCATTAATCAACCGCGGGTTCCAGATTTGGATTGATGAAAAGGCAATGCGTTTGGATTTCATTCACGTATCGGGTGGACAGCGCGGGCTGAATATCCGTCTCAAGCCTCAGGATCTGGTTCGTCTCACTCAGGCACGCCTTGGAGATCTTTCGAGCAGCAAGGGGTTTCAGGAAGGGGATGACAAATGA